The following are encoded together in the Scyliorhinus torazame isolate Kashiwa2021f chromosome 6, sScyTor2.1, whole genome shotgun sequence genome:
- the LOC140425703 gene encoding uncharacterized protein: MAEDKQARYIKMKAINERLLQELDARQQELDILNTKKETLGAEIAHSQVKQEAVVLYETLHELETHRSHVVAEGKSMGSPQEERERLLKQVKEDNHSETTGDSGDTMLINTSSARASPQTNAVLNEMTPGGERRELGDGTLKETADATKDADTSNCVKDSYYPQSVVLERSTHDNKSNQHNNTTCENHIKDNNKKHTRGNNVNNKHDKDNNNGTTNGTTWYNSANEGHCSCSAQYNDIPWQDDASYQFTFAALPTGNLAFRTDAIKDCYHKHREKKRTRLQISQ, translated from the coding sequence ATGGCAGAAGACAAACAAGCCAGATATATAAAAATGAAAGCAATTAATGAACGCTTGTTGCAGGAGTTGGATGCTCGACAGCAAGAGCTGGATATATTAAACACGAAGAAGGAAACCCTGGGGGCTGAGATAGCACATTCCCAGGTGAAGCAAGAAGCTGTGGTGCTGTATGAAACGCTGCATGAGCTGGAAACTCACCGCAGTCATGTGGTTGCAGAGGGTAAGAGTATGGGATCGCCACAGGAGGAGAGGGAGCGACTCTTAAAACAGGTTAAAgaagacaatcacagtgagactactggtgactccggtgacaccatgttaattaacacctcatccgctcgagcctcccCACAAACAAATGCAGTCCTGAATGAAATGACTCCAGGGGGGGAGCGCCGCGAACtcggtgacggcacgctcaaggaaacagcagatgccacaaaggacgctgacacgagtaactgtgtgaaggactcttattatccacagagtgtggtccttgagcgcagcacacACGACAACAaatccaaccaacacaacaacacaacctgtgaaaaccacatcaaagacaataacaagaagcataccagaggcaacaacgtcaacaacaagcacgacaaagacaacaacaatggaactacgaatggtacgacatggtacaactctgcaaatgagggacactgttcctgctcagctcagtacaatgacataccatggcaggacgatgcatcttaccaattcacgtttgctgcactaccaacaggcaacctggctttccggacagatgccatcaaggattgctaccataagcatcgggAAAAAAAAAGAaccagactccaaatcagtcaatga